In the genome of Fuerstiella sp., one region contains:
- a CDS encoding PmoA family protein, with amino-acid sequence MNRSVLFLLFCPLVSQGVLYAADSDVKIIKQVGQLQVKIGAADFATYNYSSEFRKPFFLPVRAADGTILTRALNDPEDKDHAHHKGVWVAVDEVNEGRHWKERELIVTRDVTVLCAEGNPAVFAVTNEWQKAETGEPTVRETTRISIYANRLMTYEIQFVAKHGPVDFRDTKEGLFGYRMVSSMKEKNTGRVVSSDGTKGTADCWGRSFPWIDYSGTVGGRTYGVTLMDHPDNFRPSRYHVRNYGLFSINPFGEHAYSKGKEPEKPVHLNPGENLKLKYAIYFHDGDAVQGKVKQAYEQFTAISTVAAQ; translated from the coding sequence ATGAACCGTTCGGTTCTGTTTCTGTTGTTTTGTCCACTGGTGAGCCAAGGCGTGCTGTATGCAGCCGACTCAGACGTGAAGATTATCAAACAGGTCGGCCAGCTGCAGGTGAAGATCGGAGCAGCCGATTTTGCAACCTATAACTACTCCTCTGAGTTTCGTAAGCCGTTCTTTCTGCCCGTCAGGGCCGCTGACGGTACAATCCTCACTCGTGCTTTGAATGACCCGGAAGACAAAGATCATGCCCATCACAAGGGTGTCTGGGTAGCCGTGGACGAAGTTAATGAAGGCCGTCACTGGAAGGAACGGGAATTGATCGTAACGCGCGACGTGACGGTTCTGTGCGCCGAAGGGAACCCCGCTGTTTTCGCAGTGACAAATGAATGGCAAAAAGCGGAGACAGGTGAACCAACTGTCAGGGAAACGACCCGTATTTCGATTTATGCGAACCGTCTGATGACCTACGAAATCCAGTTTGTTGCCAAGCACGGTCCGGTGGATTTTCGTGACACGAAAGAAGGTCTGTTTGGTTATCGGATGGTTTCGTCAATGAAGGAAAAAAACACGGGCAGGGTGGTCAGCAGTGACGGAACCAAAGGTACGGCTGACTGCTGGGGACGTTCATTTCCGTGGATTGACTACTCCGGCACAGTCGGCGGCAGAACATACGGTGTGACACTGATGGATCACCCGGACAACTTTCGACCGTCGCGGTACCACGTTCGAAATTATGGACTGTTTTCCATCAATCCGTTTGGAGAGCATGCCTATTCCAAAGGTAAAGAGCCGGAAAAACCGGTTCATCTGAATCCGGGTGAGAATCTGAAGCTGAAATATGCCATCTATTTTCACGATGGTGACGCTGTCCAGGGCAAAGTGAAACAGGCGTATGAGCAGTTCACTGCGATTTCAACGGTGGCCGCACAGTAG
- a CDS encoding ABC transporter ATP-binding protein, whose protein sequence is MNHSSNEHTEHAGRPQIRLTNLCAGFDGTTVVQIDSLEIARGEFVSLVGPSGCGKSTLLRIIAQLLAPVSGELEISQPTDRPAVRTGFVFQDATLLPWRTAAANIRLPGELEQSIVSNSRVHELADLVGLSPHDLQKRPGALSGGMKMRVSLARALALQPDLLLLDEPFAAVDDLLRQQLQADVFRIQKNLGVTTVMVTHNVTEAVCMSDRVITLGGAPASITSVTTVQLDRSSEMRSTPVFAATVGRVLQALQSPHCSTNES, encoded by the coding sequence GTGAACCATTCATCCAACGAACATACTGAGCACGCCGGTCGACCTCAGATACGTTTGACGAATCTGTGTGCAGGATTCGACGGTACCACCGTCGTTCAAATCGATTCCCTGGAAATCGCCCGCGGAGAATTCGTATCGCTGGTCGGCCCGTCAGGCTGTGGCAAGTCGACTCTGTTGAGAATCATTGCGCAATTGCTGGCGCCGGTCTCAGGGGAACTTGAAATTTCGCAACCCACAGATCGGCCGGCTGTTCGTACCGGGTTCGTATTTCAGGATGCGACGCTGCTACCGTGGCGAACGGCAGCAGCCAACATCCGTCTCCCTGGTGAACTGGAACAGTCAATCGTGTCGAATTCCCGGGTCCATGAACTGGCTGACCTCGTGGGACTGTCACCGCACGATTTACAGAAGCGGCCGGGGGCCCTGTCCGGCGGAATGAAGATGCGGGTTTCACTCGCCAGAGCACTGGCGCTGCAACCGGATCTTTTGTTGCTCGATGAACCGTTTGCAGCAGTCGACGACCTGCTGCGTCAGCAGTTGCAGGCGGACGTATTTCGAATTCAGAAAAATCTTGGTGTGACCACCGTGATGGTTACACACAATGTGACTGAAGCCGTCTGCATGAGCGACCGTGTTATTACACTTGGGGGGGCTCCCGCCAGCATTACCAGTGTCACCACGGTACAGCTTGATCGGTCGTCCGAAATGCGCAGCACCCCCGTATTCGCCGCTACCGTTGGCCGGGTTCTTCAGGCACTTCAATCTCCCCACTGTTCCACGAACGAGTCATGA
- a CDS encoding ABC transporter permease translates to MSRARTFIILGSGLLPLLVLVAAATAWHLAIEVFDIPPYIVPRPLSVLESLRTMRVELTEATVRTAIAAVSGLAVSTVVGTAVAFAFAQSVVIRRAFYPYAILFQTIPVIAIAPLIILTFGRGFHSVTLVAVVISLFPVVTNTTTGLLQIDSQLHELFRLHGATWWQTHWKLRLPSALPWMISGIRIAGGVAVVGAIVGEFFVGSSQPGLGAWIQRKTASADLPALYATIVASTSLGVGVFAALTWTGDAVLRRWFGTRLDGSPFQG, encoded by the coding sequence ATGAGTCGGGCACGTACATTCATCATACTGGGCAGTGGTCTGCTGCCGCTGCTGGTACTTGTGGCCGCAGCCACAGCATGGCATCTGGCCATTGAAGTCTTTGATATTCCCCCGTATATCGTGCCTCGCCCGCTTTCTGTGCTTGAATCCCTCAGAACGATGCGTGTGGAACTGACGGAAGCAACTGTCAGGACGGCCATCGCCGCGGTCAGCGGCCTTGCAGTCAGTACGGTGGTCGGCACGGCGGTTGCGTTTGCATTCGCTCAGTCTGTGGTCATTCGCCGTGCATTTTATCCCTACGCAATTCTGTTCCAGACCATACCCGTAATCGCCATTGCCCCACTGATCATCCTCACGTTCGGACGGGGTTTTCACAGTGTGACGCTGGTTGCCGTCGTCATCAGCCTTTTCCCCGTCGTGACGAACACCACAACCGGACTTCTGCAGATCGACAGCCAACTGCATGAATTGTTTCGGCTGCACGGTGCCACCTGGTGGCAGACGCATTGGAAACTGAGATTGCCTTCGGCACTTCCATGGATGATCAGTGGAATTCGAATAGCGGGCGGAGTCGCTGTGGTTGGAGCAATCGTTGGCGAATTTTTCGTGGGATCCAGCCAACCTGGACTGGGCGCATGGATTCAGCGCAAAACGGCAAGTGCCGACCTCCCGGCACTGTATGCGACCATTGTGGCGTCCACCTCACTGGGTGTTGGCGTGTTCGCAGCACTGACCTGGACCGGGGATGCAGTGCTCCGGCGGTGGTTTGGTACTCGACTGGATGGAAGTCCGTTTCAGGGATAA